Proteins found in one Fusarium oxysporum Fo47 chromosome V, complete sequence genomic segment:
- a CDS encoding heterokaryon incompatibility protein-domain-containing protein has translation MDIPFEYKTFEYDALPSSTCIRLLWPIKRLQDPEQRSINGVPLMEFLLEPSEPDRCPLYHALSYTWGNPKEALTGSSDEYSVQHKHVIAVNGRLFYVGKNLYEALYRIQERIVAPNNIDDRFGIYNKTKLIQAAEEGNLHQVTECLNQGANYQCQDNFGETALHYAAENGYPEIVRLLLVQGANATTLDRSRRDPLACCLQRKRRRWQETAEILRTWDNQDKDGSNPTKPMTLTGQPLWIDAICINQDDIPERNSQVVMMSQIYGSAHCVLAWLGEEDDTTQAACNFLSSELASPESYTKSFRRWSAYHRGESLDLDEKPDGIVMSVRELLAIKSLLTRTWFSRTWVIQEVSLAKQIDLMCGPFQFSWVKLFFLLFGRFGDIRASRFLGYGGPAIKFERAVPGTEVLSLFDIRIRTRPDCREAKSRREWLLEQPTSHSLYQQKLSLPALIVLTWNFAVSDPRDRIFALLGISQPLKGMWADYSKSVTEVFTDMAKILIQAEGDDSVQNWTQTVMDDLEPLESLSFVQPPSSFLFQSSTISLNKPKHDRPTTLPSWVPMFNLQLVSWRIYNKKYNASRDRQATFYPSQPEMLKLDGLVVDTVVELEEPPLMTFYERLIDDNAIEKWLGIVSRISVVYPTGESRVEALWRTLVQEKQDYEKSEASKAFFKVILLECMVEHRRRSSSDRHLSLCQVLEGLRRGDSTNMLPSALDVITSNQGLNDKSEDGFRRFLDLPEQEFRFGMFNYLTERCLLRTEGGYLGISSKEAKPKDCVVLLAGGRTPYILRPIGVNEFMFIGEAYIHGMMFGESLRGQERDFNTIKIK, from the coding sequence ATGGACATTCCTTTTGAATACAAAACTTTCGAGTACGATGcgcttccatcatcaacctgcATCCGCCTCCTCTGGCCAATAAAGCGACTTCAAGACCCGGAACAACGTTCTATCAACGGCGTCCCCTTGATGGAATTCCTGCTTGAACCATCAGAACCTGACAGATGTCCTCTTTATCATGCGCTATCTTACACTTGGGGAAACCCGAAGGAGGCCCTAACCGGATCATCAGATGAATATTCTGTCCAGCATAAGCACGTCATAGCTGTCAATGGCCGCTTGTTTTACGTTGGAAAGAATCTTTACGAAGCCTTGTATAGAATTCAAGAGCGCATTGTAGCACCAAACAACATTGATGACCGATTTGGTATTTACAACAAGACGAAGCTCATACAAGCTGCCGAGGAAGGGAACTTACACCAGGTCACGGAATGCCTTAATCAAGGTGCCAATTACCAATGTCAGGATAATTTCGGCGAGACGGCTTTACATTATGCTGCAGAGAATGGATATCCAGAAATCgtcaggcttcttcttgtccaaGGTGCAAACGCAACCACTCTGGATCGATCCAGACGCGACCCACTAGCCTGTTGTTTGCAACGGAAGCGCCGCCGATGGCAAGAAACCGCCGAAATACTGCGCACTTGGGATAACCAGGACAAAGATGGATCTAATCCAACAAAGCCTATGACTCTGACAGGACAGCCTCTCTGGATCGATGCAATATGTATCAACCAGGACGACATTCCAGAGCGTAATAGCCAAGTTGTAATGATGTCGCAGATCTACGGGTCGGCACACTGTGTCTTGGCGTGGctaggagaggaagatgataCGACTCAGGCGGCTTGCAATTTCTTATCGTCTGAACTCGCTTCCCCAGAAAGTTACACAAAGTCCTTCAGACGGTGGTCTGCCTATCACAGAGGGGAAAGTCTTGACTTGGATGAGAAGCCTGATGGTATCGTCATGTCTGTTAGGGAGTTGCTAGCCATAAAAAGCCTGCTCACCCGTACGTGGTTTTCTCGGACATGGGTGATTCAAGAAGTATCACTTGCCAAACAGATCGATCTGATGTGCGGACCGTTTCAATTCAGCTGGGTGAAACTGTTTTTTCTCCTGTTTGGGCGGTTCGGCGACATCAGAGCCAGTCGTTTCCTGGGCTACGGTGGGCCAGCCATTAAATTTGAAAGAGCTGTACCAGGCACAGAAGTCCTTTCCCTTTTTGATATCAGAATTCGAACTAGACCTGATTGTAGAGAGGCAAAATCAAGAAGAGAGTGGTTACTCGAGCAGCCTACCTCACACTCGCTATACCAACAAAAGCTGAGCCTTCCTGCGCTGATTGTCCTTACCTGGAACTTCGCTGTATCCGATCCGCGGGATAGGATATTCGCATTGCTAGGCATTTCGCAGCCTTTGAAAGGCATGTGGGCGGACTATTCCAAGTCAGTTACTGAGGTTTTCACTGATATGGCTAAAATCCTTATTCAAGCAGAAGGAGATGATAGTGTTCAGAATTGGACCCAGACGGTAATGGATGATTTGGAACCGTTAGAATCACTGTCGTTTGTTCAGCCACCTTCCTCTTTCTTATTTCAATCCTCTACAATTTCGCTAAATAAGCCCAAACATGACCGCCCTACGACTCTCCCATCATGGGTTCCGATGTTCAATCTGCAATTAGTTTCCTGGAGAATCTACAACAAGAAATACAATGCTTCACGGGATCGTCAGGCTACATTTTATCCATCCCAACCGGAAATGCTAAAGCTTGATGGTTTGGTAGTCGACACGGTTGTTGAGTTAGAGGAACCGCCATTGATGACATTTTATGAACGTCTGATAGACGATAATGCAATAGAAAAATGGTTGGGAATCGTATCGCGTATCTCCGTTGTTTACCCCACTGGAGAAAGTCGCGTCGAAGCACTGTGGCGAACTCTCGTGCAAGAGAAACAAGACTATGAAAAGTCAGAAGCGTCGAAGGCGTTCTTCAAGGTCATTTTGCTTGAATGCATGGTCGAACATCGGCGAAGGAGCTCTAGTGACCGTCATTTGTCGCTATGCCAGGTCTTGGAAGGGTTGCGGAGAGGAGACTCAACCAAtatgcttccatcagccttGGATGTGATAACCAGCAACCAAGGTCTCAATGATAAGAGCGAGGACGGGTTCAGAAGGTTTCTGGATCTACCCGAGCAAGAGTTCAGATTTGGTATGTTTAATTATCTTACAGAGCGGTGTCTGCTGAGAACAGAAGGAGGCT